Proteins from a genomic interval of Pseudoalteromonas sp. MEBiC 03607:
- a CDS encoding TonB-dependent receptor produces the protein MKLSILSVLVSTSLINQQAIANNELEHITTTASRSEVLADPLPVVVSSISQKQLALIAPTHIEQALKQVAGANLQHGNGQEYLPALRSPVLSGAGACGGLLTAEDGIPLRAAGFCNINELFEAHTEMAERIEVLKGPGSALYGSNAVHGVVNVITPDTTYDHNQLGFDYGSFGYTRYKLGTGRDFGKQGLGINATITRDTGYRDDESVDQEKLSLRHRFDGEKLSVSTGLTYTHLDQQTAGYIEGFESYKDEQIAQSNFDPDAFRKARSLRVWSKLNWTQDEANSFTLTPYIRDQSMTFFKHFLPGTPLEENAQQGVGLQSSWQHKLTASSLLTVGFDGELTDADFLQYQDGPTQGSAFLVATVPQGKHYDYQVTSTLLAPFVNLDWQLDELLISLGGRYERMRYDYDNQMLAGRTKDDGTACAMGGCRYSRPESGVNRFTNFSPKLGLSYQYADNQFIYANASEGYRAPQAAELYQLQREQNVADLKSEIAKNLELGLKGQQGQLHYVVSIYAMNKENTIFRDSDFYYVNDGQTQHRGVELELAYAITPSLSMQLAASHAKHTYSYDQLLGGVNINGNLIDTAPRNIANLQLLWQANDITRVGLELHTTSSYFTDPENLHSYEGHSLVNLRAAWQLTANFTVTARVNNLTDERYAERADYTTFSGDRYFPGRPRNAMLSVSYQF, from the coding sequence ATGAAGTTGTCGATACTCTCAGTGCTTGTGAGCACCTCATTAATTAATCAGCAAGCGATTGCTAATAATGAGCTAGAACATATTACAACAACCGCCTCGCGCAGCGAGGTATTGGCAGATCCACTGCCTGTTGTGGTTAGTAGTATTTCACAAAAGCAACTGGCACTTATCGCTCCAACCCATATTGAACAAGCCCTAAAGCAAGTTGCCGGTGCTAATCTTCAACATGGTAACGGTCAAGAGTATTTACCCGCTTTACGTTCGCCTGTGCTATCAGGTGCCGGTGCTTGCGGTGGTTTACTTACTGCTGAAGATGGTATTCCACTTCGCGCAGCTGGCTTTTGCAACATCAATGAATTATTCGAAGCCCATACTGAAATGGCTGAACGTATCGAAGTACTGAAAGGTCCGGGCTCTGCTCTTTATGGTTCAAACGCAGTGCATGGTGTGGTCAACGTGATCACCCCGGATACAACCTATGACCACAACCAGCTTGGTTTTGATTACGGTTCGTTTGGCTATACCCGCTATAAACTAGGTACGGGTCGTGACTTTGGCAAGCAAGGTTTAGGCATTAATGCCACGATCACCCGAGATACGGGTTATCGCGATGACGAAAGTGTTGATCAAGAAAAGCTCTCGCTACGTCATCGTTTTGATGGCGAAAAACTAAGTGTAAGTACAGGCCTTACTTATACCCATTTAGATCAGCAAACTGCTGGCTACATCGAGGGCTTTGAAAGCTATAAGGATGAGCAAATAGCACAGTCTAACTTTGACCCTGATGCATTTCGTAAGGCCCGCTCTTTGCGTGTTTGGTCAAAGCTAAATTGGACACAAGATGAGGCTAACAGCTTCACCCTAACGCCTTATATTCGCGACCAAAGCATGACCTTCTTTAAGCATTTTTTACCGGGTACTCCCCTTGAAGAAAATGCTCAGCAAGGAGTTGGCCTACAATCTAGCTGGCAGCATAAGTTGACCGCTTCTAGCCTGTTAACTGTTGGTTTTGATGGTGAGCTTACTGATGCTGATTTTTTACAATATCAAGACGGCCCCACTCAAGGCTCAGCGTTTTTAGTCGCCACCGTGCCACAAGGTAAACATTATGACTATCAAGTAACAAGTACCCTATTGGCACCATTTGTTAACCTTGATTGGCAACTTGATGAGTTACTCATCAGTCTTGGTGGTCGCTACGAGCGTATGCGTTATGACTACGACAACCAAATGTTGGCTGGTCGCACAAAAGACGATGGCACAGCATGCGCAATGGGTGGGTGTCGCTATTCTCGACCAGAAAGCGGCGTAAATCGCTTTACTAACTTCTCGCCTAAGCTTGGTTTAAGCTATCAATATGCTGATAATCAGTTTATCTATGCCAATGCTTCTGAAGGTTATCGAGCACCGCAAGCGGCAGAGCTTTATCAGTTACAGCGCGAACAGAATGTCGCAGATCTTAAATCCGAAATAGCTAAAAACCTAGAACTCGGTTTAAAAGGTCAACAAGGACAGCTGCATTATGTAGTTAGCATTTATGCAATGAATAAAGAGAATACTATTTTCCGCGACAGTGACTTTTATTACGTCAATGATGGCCAAACCCAGCATCGCGGTGTTGAGCTTGAGCTGGCCTATGCCATTACACCAAGCTTATCGATGCAGTTAGCAGCGAGCCACGCCAAACACACTTACAGTTACGATCAATTACTTGGCGGGGTTAATATTAATGGCAATCTCATCGATACTGCACCACGTAACATCGCAAACTTACAGCTACTTTGGCAAGCAAACGACATAACGCGTGTTGGTCTTGAGCTACATACCACCAGCAGTTACTTTACTGATCCTGAAAATCTGCATAGTTACGAAGGCCACTCGCTAGTTAACTTAAGAGCGGCGTGGCAATTAACAGCAAACTTTACGGTGACTGCACGAGTGAACAATTTAACCGACGAGCGTTATGCTGAGCGTGCTGACTACACCACATTTAGTGGCGACCGCTACTTTCCGGGTAGACCGCGCAATGCCATGTTATCAGTAAGTTATCAGTTTTAA